In Solanum stenotomum isolate F172 chromosome 6, ASM1918654v1, whole genome shotgun sequence, one DNA window encodes the following:
- the LOC125869271 gene encoding glutamate receptor 3.4-like: MDAQVKGRVFLLLFSCIWVPMVVLGGTENVTVSSLSRPKVVKFGALFTVNSVIGSSVMPAILAAVDDVNADSTVLSGTKLDVITQDTNCSGFIGTIDALQLMEKEVVVAVGPQSSGIAHVISHVVNELRVPLLSFATDPTLSSLQYQYFLRTVTNDYFQMYAIADLVDYYGWKEVIAIFVDDDNGRNGISVLGDALAKKRAKISYKAAFSPGATMSDIDDLLVSVNLMEARVYIVHVNPDTGLSFFSKAKKLGMMSSGYVWIATDWLPSVLDSSDSNKDTMDILQGVVALRHHTPDSDKKKTFASRWKNLKSIQTSRFNSYALYAYDTVWLVARALDLFFKNGGNVTFSDDPSLRDTNGSALKLSSLRVFDQGQKLLQILVGMNFTGLTGQIQFDPQKDLIHPAYDVLNVVGTGLRTIGYWSNYSGLSVITPEVLYTKPANTSTSNQHLYNAIWPGETIKRPRGWVFPNNGKPLRIAVPFRVTFEEFVKKDKGPAGVKGYCIDVFEAAIDLLAYPVPHVYILYGDGKRNPSFNSIVNDVAQNKYDAAVGDIAITTNRTRIVDFTQPYMESGLVVVAPVKETKSSPWAFFKPFTIQMWGVTGVFFLFVGSVVWILEHRMNPEFRGPPRKQLITVFWFSFSTMFFAHRENTLSTLGRCVLIFWLFVVLIINSSYTASLTSILTVQKLSSGIAGIDSLISSPDPIGVQDGSFAYNYLIAELHVPKSQLRIIKSEAEYVSALQQGPKGGGVAAIVDELPYVELFLSNSKCIFRTVGQEFTKSGWGFAFQRDSPLAIDLSTAILQLSENGELQRIHDKWLSNKECSSQNNQVDDTRLSLSSFWGLYVICGGACAVALVVFICKVYCQFLRYDLETEEPEISEPESARSGRRSLRSRSFKDLMGFVDKREAEIKDMLKRKNSDNKKQISHSSDVQQNSPV, translated from the exons ATGGATGCCCAAGTGAAGGGGAGAGTGTTTCTCTTATTGTTTTCATGTATATGGGTGCCTATGGTGGTTCTTGGTGGGACTGAGAATGTCACTGTCTCTTCCTTGTCTAGGCCAAAAGTGGTGAAGTTTGGAGCTTTATTCACAGTAAATTCAGTGATCGGAAGTTCTGTAATGCCAGCCATTTTAGCTGCAGTTGATGATGTTAATGCTGATTCTACAGTACTTAGTGGGACCAAATTGGACGTCATAACACAGGATACAAATTGCAGTGGATTCATAGGCACTATTGATG CTTTGCAGCTGATGGAGAAAGAAGTTGTTGTTGCGGTTGGTCCGCAATCCTCTGGAATAGCACATGTCATTTCTCATGTAGTGAATGAACTTCGTGTCCCGCTTTTGTCTTTTGCAACTGATCCTACTCTTTCCTCTCTTCAGTACCAATATTTTCTTAGAACTGTCACAAATGATTACTTCCAGATGTATGCTATTGCTGATCTGGTTGATTATTATGGATGGAAGGAGGTTATAGCCATATTTGTTGATGATGATAACGGTAGAAATGGGATATCGGTGTTGGGTGATGCCCTTGCAAAGAAGCGGGCCAAGATCTCTTATAAAGCAGCCTTTTCTCCTGGAGCTACTATGAGTGATATCGATGACTTGTTAGTCAGTGTGAACCTTATGGAGGCACGAGTTtatattgttcatgtaaatcCTGATACTGGACTGTCCTTTTTTTCGAAGGCAAAAAAATTGGGAATGATGAGCAGTGGTTATGTTTGGATTGCTACTGATTGGCTTCCATCTGTTTTGGATTCATCAGATTCTAATAAAGATACTATGGACATACTACAAGGGGTTGTTGCGCTTCGCCATCACACTCCAGATTCTGATAAGAAAAAGACATTTGCATCTCGATGGAAAAACTTGAAGAGTATACAAACTTCAAGGTTTAATTCTTATGCACTCTATGCTTACGATACAGTTTGGTTGGTTGCCCGTGCACTTGACCTTTTcttcaagaatggtggaaatgtcactttctctgATGACCCCAGTTTGCGTGATACCAATGGAAGTGCTCTGAAGTTGTCATCCCTCCGAGTTTTTGACCAAGGACAGAAACTACTCCAGATACTTGTTGGCATGAACTTCACAGGTCTAACTGGTCAGATTCAGTTTGATCCTCAGAAGGATTTGATTCATCCAGCATATGATGTTCTTAATGTAGTTGGAACTGGATTACGCACTATAGGTTACTGGTCAAACTATTCTGGTCTCTCTGTTATAACTCCTGAGGTTTTATACACAAAGCCTGCTAACACTTCAACCAGTAACCAACATCTATATAATGCTATCTGGCCTGGAGAAACTATAAAACGACCTCGAGGATGGGTGTTCCCCAATAATGGAAAACCCCTGAGAATTGCCGTTCCTTTCCGTGTCACTTTTGAAGAGTTTGTGAAGAAAGATAAAGGACCTGCCGGGGTGAAAGGatattgtattgatgttttTGAGGCTGCAATAGACTTGTTGGCTTACCCTGTCCCTCATGTCTACATTTTATACGGAGATGGAAAAAGAAACCCGTCATTTAACAGCATAGTGAATGATGTTGCACAAAAT AAATATGATGCAGCTGTTGGAGATATTGCAATTACAACAAATCGCACAAGGATTGTGGACTTCACACagccttatatggaatctggaCTCGTCGTAGTTGCTCCTGTCAAAGAGACCAAATCCAGTCCTTGGGCTTTCTTTAAGCCATTTACAATTCAAATGTGGGGTGTAACTGGGGTATTCTTCCTCTTTGTTGGTTCTGTTGTTTGGATTCTTGAGCATCGGATGAATCCTGAATTCCGTGGTCCACCGAGGAAACAACTCATTACAGTGTTCTG GTTTAGTTTTTCAACCATGTTTTTCGCGCACA GAGAGAACACATTGAGCACCTTGGGACGCTGTGTGCTGATCTTCTGGCTCTTTGTGGTTTTAATCATCAATTCGAGCTATACAGCTAGCTTGACATCTATCCTTACAGTGCAGAAGCTGTCTTCGGGAATTGCTGGAATTGACAGTTTAATCTCAAGCCCTGATCCTATAGGAGTCCAGGATGGGTCATTTGCATACAATTATCTCATTGCTGAGCTACATGTTCCAAAGTCACAGCTCCGAATAATAAAAAGCGAAGCTGAATATGTCAGCGCCCTCCAGCAAGGTCCAAAAGGTGGTGGTGTTGCTGCCATTGTAGACGAGCTCCCTTATGTTGAGCTGTTTTTGTCTAATAGCAAATGCATATTCAGGACTGTAGGACAGGAGTTCACAAAGAGCGGATGGGGCTTT GCATTTCAAAGGGACTCTCCTCTGGCTATTGATTTGTCAACTGCTATCCTTCAACTATCAGAAAATGGTGAATTACAAAGGATCCATGACAAATGGCTATCTAACAAAGAATGCTCTTCACAAAACAACCAAGTTGACGACACTCGCCTTTCTCTCAGTAGCTTCTGGGGCCTTTATGTGATCTGTGGTGGTGCTTGTGCCGTTGCTCTTGTAGTGTTTATCTGCAAGGTTTACTGTCAATTCCTCAGGTATGACCTCGAGACAGAGGAGCCGGAGATCAGTGAACCTGAATCTGCAAGGTCTGGTAGACGTTCCCTACGGTCACGTAGCTTCAAGGACTTGATGGGCTTTGTTGATAAAAGAGAAGCTGAAATAAAAGATATGCTCAAACGTAAGAACAGTGACAATAAGAAACAGATAAGTCATAGCTCAGATGTGCAACAGAACTCTCCTGTTTAA
- the LOC125869303 gene encoding septum-promoting GTP-binding protein 1-like, with protein sequence MSSSPATIPASANVFSSSFANKDSMEDLVALKISLLGDYHIGKTSFLTKYVGKEKGEEGFSTTGLNHMDKTLCVSGARISYNIWEVEGDVSHIPVACKDSVAMLFMFDLTSRCTLNSVISWYQQARQWNQTAIPVLIGTKFDDFAQLPLHVQWTIALQARAYAKALNATLFFSSSAYNINVNKIFKFITAKIFNLPWTLERNLTIGEPIIDY encoded by the exons ATGTCTTCTTCTCCGGCCACCATCCCCGCCTCCGCCAATGTTTTTTCTAGTAGTTTTGCCAACAAGGATTCCATGGAGGATTTAGTTGCTTTAAAAATTAGTCTCTTGGGTGATTATCATATTGGAAAGACAAGTTTTTTG acaAAGTATGTAGGAAAGGAGAAAGGGGAAGAAGGTTTTTCAACAACAGGGTTAAACCATATGGACAAAACTCTCTGTGTCAGTGGCGCTAGAATTTCCTATAACATTTGGGAAGTCGAAG GTGACGTTTCTCATATTCCAGTAGCTTGTAAAGACTCTGTAGCAATGTTGTTTATGTTTGATCTCACAAGTCGTTGTACATTAAATag TGTAATTAGCTggtatcaacaagcaagacaaTGGAATCAA ACGGCAATTCCAGTTCTAATAGGAACAAAGTTTGATGATTTTGCTCAATTACCATTACATGTGCAATGGACAATCGCTTTGCAg GCAAGAGCATATGCTAAGGCACTAAATGCAACTTTATTCTTCTCAAGTTCAGCTTACAACATAAATGTTAACAAGATCTTCAAGTTCATCAcagccaaaatcttcaacttACCATGGACATTGGAACGTAACCTCACCATTGGAGAACCCATTATAGACTACTAg